Genomic window (Actinomycetota bacterium):
TAATCATAACCGGTCCTACAGGCTCCGGAAAGACATCAACTCTTTATGCAAGCCTTACCCAGATATCCACACCTGAAAAGAAAATATATACGGTAGAAGATCCTGTTGAATATAAATTTCCGCATATAATGCAGGTTCAGGTCAATCAGAAAATAGGCATGAGCTTTGCTGCAAGCCTGAGGGCTATGATGAGAAGCGATCCGGACATTATAATGATAGGGGAGATCAGGGATTATGAAACTGCCAAAATAGCTGTTGAAGCATCCATAACAGGGCATCTTGTCCTTACAACACTTCATACCAATGATGCTCCTTCAAGTGTTGCCAGATTATTTGAAATGGGGATAGAACCATATATGATTGCTTCAGCTTTAAGATGCGTGGTTGCACAGAGGCTGCTCAGAAGATTATGTCCTGCATGCAAAAAAGAAGCAGATATGTCAAATATTGTAATATCAGATGAGGTATTTTCTATTCTGAAAGACAAAAAAATCTATGAAAAAACCGGATGCAGCCAGTGCAATAATACCGGTTATCTTGGAAGAGTGGGCATTTTTTCCGTGCTGCTCGTAACTCCCAGAATAAGAAAAATGATACTTGATAAATCCGGAACTGATGCCATAGAAAATCAGGCAAGACAGGATGGAATGAGAACTCTTCTTGAGTCAGCTGCAGAAAAAGTAGCAGACGGAATTACCTCCCTTGAAGAAATGTACAGGGTGGTTTTTTAAGTGGCTAAAAAAAATTTTGTACATCTTCATCTTCACAGCGAGTATTCTTTGCTGGACGGAGCTGTCCGCGTAAAGGATCTTGTTAAAAAGGTTTCAGAACTTGAAATGCCCGCTGTCGCCCTGACTGACCATGGAGTAATGTATGGAATAATAGATTTTTATAATAATTCAGTAAAATCAGGCATAAAACCCTTGCTTGGCTGTGAAGTTTATATAGCGCCTAACGGAAGGCTGGAAAAAAAATTCAAGAAAACCGGCGATGATGAGAATTTCTACCATCTCACTCTTATTGCTGAAAATATCAGAGGTTATAAAAATCTTATGAAGATAGTAAGCAAAGGTTTTCTGGAAGGTTTTTATTACAAGCCGAGAATAGACAAAGAACTTCTAAGAGAGAACAGCGACGGCATTATAGCCTTAAGCGGTTGCCTGAAAGGGGAAATATCCAAAGCTTTTTCTTCAGGGAAGAAAGACAGGGCTCCAAAAATTTTGAAAGATTATCAGGATATCTTTGGTAAAGAAAATTTTTTTCTTGAAATACAGGATTCCGGTTTAAAAGAACAGGAAATAGTAAATAAGGCTATTTATGAACTTTCAAACTCTTATTCCGTCCCGATAGTAGCTACAAATGATGTTCATTATCTTAATGTAGAGGACAGTGTAAATCATGATGTGCTTTTATGCATCCAGACAGGTTCCACTATCAATCAAGACAAAAGGCTTAAATTTTCAACAAATGAATACTATCTCAAAGACTATGACAGGATGTCTCTTGCATTTAAGGATTTTCCAGGTTCCATAGAGAACACTATGGAAATAGCCGGAAGATGTAATCTGGAGTTAAAATTCAATCTTGATCTTATACCGCCTTTTGACGTGCCGGAAGGATTTACTCCGGATACCTATCTGGAAAAACTTTGCTTTGACAATCTTAAACAGAAGTATCCTCTGGCAAATGATGAAGTATTGTCAAGGCTGAAAATGGAACTGGATGTTATAAGGAAAATGGGATTTTCGGAATATTTTCTTATAGTATGGGATTTTGTCAAGTTTGCAAAAGAAAATAATATAAGAGTCGGACCCGGAAGAGGAAGTGCTGCGGGAAGCATTATTTCCTATCTCCTTAATATTACCGAGATAGAACCGCTAAGATACGGACTGCTTTTTGAAAGGTTCTTAAATGAATCAAGAAAAAGCATGCCTGATATTGACATTGATTTCTGTTATGAGAAAAGAAATGAAGTAATAAAATATGTTACAAACAAATACGGTCCCAGAAACGTGGCGCAGCTCATAACTTTTGGCCGTATGGCTGCCAAACAGGCCATCAGAGATGCAGGAAGGGTGCTTGAAGTTCCGTACTCGGATGTTGATAAAATTGCAAAAATGGTGCCAAATCAGCTTAATATTGCCATAGACACTGCTCTTGAGATGTCAACGGAATTAAGAGAAATATATGATAATAATGAAAAAATCAAAAAGGTGATAGATACTGCAAAATGGCTTGAAGGTATGATAAGACAGGATTCTATTCATGCTGCAGGAATTGTGATTTCATCAGAAGAGCTTTACAACTATACGCCTATCCAGAAGGAGTCTGGAGAAGATATAGTAACACAGTACGAAATGGAGCATATACAGTCCATAGGTCTTTTAAAGATGGACTTTCTGGGATTAAAGACACTGTCACTGATTGACAAAACCCTGTTTTTGATTGAAAAAGCCAAAAAGATCAAAGTTGACATAAATAATGTAGATCTCGATGATAAAAAAACTTTTGATATGCTTAGTAAAGGTGAGTGTCTTGGAATTTTTCAGCTTGAAAGTTCCGGCATGAGAGATCTTGTAATAAAAATGAGACCAACGCAATTCGAAGATCTTATAGCATTGCTTGCGCTATACAGACCGGGGCCTCTC
Coding sequences:
- a CDS encoding DNA polymerase III subunit alpha, coding for MAKKNFVHLHLHSEYSLLDGAVRVKDLVKKVSELEMPAVALTDHGVMYGIIDFYNNSVKSGIKPLLGCEVYIAPNGRLEKKFKKTGDDENFYHLTLIAENIRGYKNLMKIVSKGFLEGFYYKPRIDKELLRENSDGIIALSGCLKGEISKAFSSGKKDRAPKILKDYQDIFGKENFFLEIQDSGLKEQEIVNKAIYELSNSYSVPIVATNDVHYLNVEDSVNHDVLLCIQTGSTINQDKRLKFSTNEYYLKDYDRMSLAFKDFPGSIENTMEIAGRCNLELKFNLDLIPPFDVPEGFTPDTYLEKLCFDNLKQKYPLANDEVLSRLKMELDVIRKMGFSEYFLIVWDFVKFAKENNIRVGPGRGSAAGSIISYLLNITEIEPLRYGLLFERFLNESRKSMPDIDIDFCYEKRNEVIKYVTNKYGPRNVAQLITFGRMAAKQAIRDAGRVLEVPYSDVDKIAKMVPNQLNIAIDTALEMSTELREIYDNNEKIKKVIDTAKWLEGMIRQDSIHAAGIVISSEELYNYTPIQKESGEDIVTQYEMEHIQSIGLLKMDFLGLKTLSLIDKTLFLIEKAKKIKVDINNVDLDDKKTFDMLSKGECLGIFQLESSGMRDLVIKMRPTQFEDLIALLALYRPGPLQSGMVNEYIENKNSGKKIKYIHQSLEPILKSTYGMILYQEQVMQIASIFAGFKMSEADILRGAISKKKKELLEEQRIKFVNGAKNLNNNPDIAEKLFDLINHFAQYGFNKSHSAAYAMISYQTAYLKANFPVEFMAALLSIRMGSQEKVSQYINECRRMEIKVLPPDINDSFSDFKVVGNSIRFGLSAIKNVGLNVIEAIEDERKLKGFFKDFYDFCLRIDNNVLNKKTLESLMKGGAFDSLGHTRKFLMENFEKIVEKAQKIKKDRMAGQFSLFGDLAESEDAEGITEFGDILETNDEYDAIDMLNFEKEMLGLYISSHPLSEYDDALSELPQICSLAEKSDNSVQTIGGIITKIKTIYTKKNQLMHFITFEDKSGSLELVVFPRIAEEYKDLILEDKILKITGKLDKKEFREEIGGKEEPEIDAENGFEDIEKEEEFNSGSINELQKESKKNYALKIIVQKIENLVKNGSNNIINNKSHEQDVAENGFISYTGEEDENTGEENIFKENQQIKTDRKEIILKMYKDFLTNSFIDELYDLICMHKGNTRISIHVMKINSDKHAELEKKFVLPKDFNVEFSKDFISEIEKKFTNKIIIE